DNA from Kryptolebias marmoratus isolate JLee-2015 linkage group LG15, ASM164957v2, whole genome shotgun sequence:
GTTGGCCTCAAAGTCCGAGGGGGCGAAAGGAGAACGAtggagatttgtttttaagcGAAGGTTAGAGGTGGGTAAGACAGATACGCTGAGTTTGCTCCCAAtcaaaaagagaaagacagTAAAGTGTGTTTTACTGAGACAggtcaggtggaaaaaaaaagaaagaaaggggggaaaaaaagaaaacaatttatctCTGTGCTGTTATAGCAACATTCAGAATTCCCTTTTTCTCATTTGGCTTAAGCACAGACTTCAGCAGGttgcagaaaatggatgaaaaaaaaaataaaatgatgtacCCGTTTAGAAGCCAAGTAAAGAAATATGTGCAGAGCGCTGATAAACTATCTTTAATAGGACTGACCTTTCATGCTGGCGAAAGTTACTGGGGGATTCATCCTTATAATTACCATATAGATGATTTTACCCCTCTCCTGCCATGGAATATTTCCAAGAGCTCTGGCATTGATTGAATGGAAATTGAACTTGTTAACATTCTTTTCAGCCCTGTTACAGCTTGGTGCCACTGTTCATAAATTCTCTCCAAATTCAGATTTCCAATATCTTAAAGAAAAGACTGGAGGCTGTTTTCATTGACATCAGTGCTGAGATTTTTATCACTCGGTGAATGCATAATGCTGCATTTGAGCCCCGTTGCCCTGTTTATTGGCCTGTGTTCATTGTGAAAAAGGGTTTCGCACTTTTTCCTTTGGTCCTCATTTGTTAGTTTATGTTGCTCTGTGTGGAGTGTTTGCACTGTTAAGAGGGGCTGAGGTTAACAGTaatgtgcaaaacacaaaacaagccatttattcatttttttatgcagGGTATTGTTTGGAGCACTGTGCTGCTGGTTGATATTTTATCttctacataaataaaacaccgTGTGGAATATTGCAAATTGCATTTGCATTTAGTAACCCTTTAGTATTAGAGAGGACATTTCAGTCCTTGTTGCTACACATGCAAATAGataaacacacacccacacacacacacacagatctcaATAAATTGGTCACATCTGTCCACTGTGTACTCAAGATAAAGACTTTTTTGGAGATTCATGATGACTGTCAGAATATCTAGTTAGATGTCTGCTGTGACTGCTGGCAAAACTGCAATCAAAATGCAAATGAGACGACTGAGGGACAGAATAAACATCCAAGAGTTAAATTCATATTCACAATCAAGACATCTGTTACTTAATATCATGTATTTGACTCGCTCATTAATAgctgttatatttttatttaaatcagccAACCCTGGCATTTAGCTAACACAACTGCTGTTGCTCTTTTGTAGCACGAGGCGCTAACAGCTAAATTACTGCTAGCCTAGTTACTCTTGTAACATGTGGAAAATAACCTAATTAGCAGGCTGCTTAATGTGATTTCATCAAATGTCAAACTTTGGTCactagttcatttttttttttttaaaaaagcacaacattCATCTTGAAGCCAGTTGGAAGAATTTACAGCAGAATGTTTTAAGTCAAAACTGCTCCTTAAAGATTTGAGAGAAGATGTTATTACTGTATGCAGATGGCCACGACTAATGAGCTCAGTGTGTGCATCTTTGATGTTCACAGCAAGAAAATAGCCAATGGTGAGCCATTGTGTTGCCACTGACGACGGTGGGACTTGAAACGTGTTGCTGAAATGTAAATTGCTGTTATTTGGTCGCAGGTTTGtttattgcagcttttatttgcaAGGTTTCCAAACGTGCAGAATCACAAGAGTGCGTCTTTGATTTCTTATCCACGCTGCGTCTCACCTTTTGCAAAAACCTGCTCGCACATGTAAATATAAATCTGGTCTCACCTCGTATATTGTATTTATGATAAGCAGGAGACATGGCATATGAGAAAGAAATGGATTGTAGATCCAATATGTGCCTGTCTGCAATGGTgttacaatattgtttttgaagACGGGCATTCATAAGGTTCTTTCAATAAAGCCAGGTGCATTGGTTTATGATGTGTTGATGTTGGGAGAGATTGAGTTTGCACTGCTGAATACCAGATGGATGTACCCAGGGAGAACAAATcaccttttctgttctgttcacgTCTCCTCCTCTGTTCCATGTCAGCTCTGCTGGCTCTCTGATCAGTCTTCCCTCCTGAGAGCTGGCAGACCTTGTAATTTCATCCTCGCCACAATCAATGTAAACATGTTGCCTGTAACTTCTTTAAGGCTCTTtcaaaaactgaatgttttatttggaGAACGTGAAAGAGACTTTGAAAATACTGTTATATTAAACTCTGGATGGTAGACTAGAAGAGACAAATAGGCCTTCAAATAGTTGATTTTTGGAGTTGATtgaattgatttttctttttttcttttttttttttacactttgacaGTCAAGTGCACAAGAGTTCTTTTACAACCTTAAATAAAGAGTATAGGTTTGTGGCTACCAGACTGGCATGTTGTAGTATGCacacagtttttctttggcATTTGAAATGATGTACGACAGCTTCAGTGTTACCCTTCAGGAGCTGGTCAGTCTGAGCTGTGTCATAGATTTACCCTACAACTGAGCTGTGTCGCCATCCACCACTGCCTTTATATGTTGGCTCCTGGTGTGTCAAGATAATTTATCATTTCTTGTATGAGACATTTAGGAGTAAGGACATTTTGACATGTGATCTGCCACATAACAATTCACAGAATCCAATGACCCAATTTTTGCTCTGGCAAAGAGATACATGTTCATGAGCTTGAAGGGTGTCACGGCAAGTACAGAGTCTCTGAGCAGGACAAATGAGGTGCAAGTCTTCATAGCTGAAAAAGAGATTTTCAAAGTGCTGTTTTCTTCCTAACCGTCACTGCTTTTGTATCAATTTCTTTGTAGAATGTTGCCGCGGCTCATATGCGTCAGTACCAATCCAATCCATCCATGGTGATGAAGTCCATCATTAACATGAACAGCCCCAACGGTATGATGTCACGGAACCAGCTGACCACCATCAACCAGTCCCAGCTCAACGCACAGCTGAGTTTAAACATGACAGGGCCTAACATCACCCATACGTCCCCATCACCACCGGCCAGCAAGTCTGCCACACCCTCTCCCTCCAGCTCCATCAACGAAGACGACCAGGACGACGGGAACAGGGTGAGCAAAATGATTGGGAATATAAATGACTGAAGAAAACTGATTTGCAGTTCAAGTTTTTACCCAAGTCTTTTATGATTTCAGGTCATTGGAGAGAAGCGACCAGCCCCAATAGATCCCGCAAAGAAACCCAAGACTccgaagaagaaaaagaagaaggatcCTAATGAGCCCCAAAAGCCAGTGTCAGCTTATGCTCTGTTCTTCAGAGACACCCAGGCTGCTATCAAGGGTCAAAATCCCAATGCTACTTTTGGAGAAGTGTCCAAGATTGTAGCGTCCATGTGGGATGGCCTGGGAGAGGAACAGAAACAGGTACTCCAAAATTTGTTTTAACTCAAAGAATTATCTAAGAATTACCTAAtatgattgttaaaaaaatttcaGGAATGAAGAgttataaaatcatttaatgtaCCGAATGTCATCTTAAGATTGAGTAACCTCACTACAAGTGGGACTTGTTCATTCTAACAATTTTTATGTCCTCACAGgtttataaaagcaaaacagaagctgccAAGAAAGAATATTTGAAAGCCCTTGCTGCATATCGTGCTAGTCTGGTTTCTAAGGTGAGACCCGTTATTTACTTTAttctaaaaagtttaaattttaactaACAGactaaatttttttgtttgttatcaTAAATTTAGAGAACTTGTAACAGGAGCagtatttaagtatttaaaCCAGgagtaggcaaccctggtccttgagggccactgtcctgcatgttttacttgtttctctgctccaacacacctgatttgaatcaatgggtgattaacaggcttctgcagaacatgaagaggtgatttaaccactggatcaggtgtgttggagcagggaaacaaggaaaacatgcaggatagtggcaatcgaggaccaggattgcccatcCCTGATTTGAACAAATGGTGTCATTCCTTAAATTTTGAGATCAATTGTCcttctaaaaaaatattattttccttttttatccaGGCTGCAGCAGAATCAGCTGAGGCCCAGACGATTCGAACAGTTCAACAGACCCTGGCCTCCACCAGCTTGTCCCCAGGCCTGGTGCTGCCCTCACCCCTCAACCAGCACCCCAACATGCCATCAGCCTCCCAGGCCCTGCAACAAGCTCTGCCACGAGCCATTGCCCCAAAACCTCTGCAGATGAGACTGGGTGGCAGCCAGATCGTGACCTCGGTTACAGTTTCCCACCAGAACATGTCTTCCGGGATGCCACCACAAATGCTTGGCCAGATGGGCGCCGGAGGAGCCATGGTGGCAGGTGCTCAGTCCACAGCAGTGTCGCAGATGAGCCCACCCATGCAATCGGTGCAACAGCACGCcatgcagcagctccagcagcagcagcagcagcagcagatgcaaCAGCAACTCCAGCATCAtcagatgcagcagcagcagatgcatCACCAACAAATCCAGCAGCAGATGCAGCATCAGCATTTTCAGCACCACCTTCAGCAACAACTGCAGCAGCACcacatgcagcagcagcagcaacagcagcagcagcagcagcagatgcaaCTGCAGCACATGCAGATGCAGCATCAAATGCATCAGCAGCAGATTCAACATctccagcagcaacaacagcagcagcaacagcagcagcaccaaTCCCAATGTTCCCCACCCCAGCACTCTCCTGGTACCCCCCACTCAGTGGGAGGCTCCGCATCCCTCGGCAGTCCCCAGCCAGCTCCACAGCAGCAACCACACCCTTCCCAAATCCAGGCCCACGCCCAGGTCCTGTCCCAGGTCAGCATTTACTGAGCCAAATCCTATCTCAAAGAACAGGAATAGAATAAAAGCATCCTTCCGTGTTGCTTTTCTAAGTTGCACTTAAGAAGTGTGTAAGATTTAGAATGTTATACAAAGAACTTGTCCATTGTTGTAGACAGATATGCACATATGTGTACAGAAATGGGGAAGAAACATTTTAGCTGGATTTTAGGTCACGGAATATGCTGAGATATGACAGCAGCCTGTTTGTTTGTAAGGTCTTTCGGTTGTTAATTTTGACGGACTGGgcacaaaaaaatgctgaaagatgtttatctttctctgttttatttaacaataaagctttatttatgagGCCAGTGTTGTCAGTTTAGCACAGCATAAGAACATTTggattttttcatttattttttaaacactcatTGCCTGGGCTGATCCCCCACACATCAGTCTTTGTTCCCACACTGGCCAGTATATATAAGACTTTCTTTCCTCTGTCATCGTTGCAGAAGTAACTGTTCGAATCTACACACTGTGGAGGCTCAGTGGTATTTGAAGACATAGTCAAACCATGTCAAAAATGCAGACAATGTCTCAGAAGAAAGAGGAGAGCTGGAAGTAAAAGGTCTTTGGACACAGTTATATGGATGGATGACTGAAGTGACTGAGACAGAAACTGCCATAAATCATTCATGTCATCACACCACCAAACTGTAGCTGTGATCTGCTGTACATGTTCTGTAGAGAGGGGAGCGACGACATCTCACATTTCAACATAATTTGCCCAAAACTGTGTAACTGGCAGTCCTTGCCCTCCACACCCCACccaaaaaaataacttctttaatctatttgttttatgtcagatgTTTAAcaattaaattatgtttttattttgtgtaacaAAGGGGATATtttatggtaaataaaaaaaaaataaaaattctggaTCGAGGAAGATGGTTTGGGGATTTATGAATTTTTACTCTGCTCGTTGATGCTGTcattgtttaagaaaaaaaaaaaaacatcatgaaaacagaaaaatagcagAGCCTGTTTGTTGCACTGCCAAAGCCAACTCAAAAGGTATTGGAGGTATTTTTTGCCAGCTGTACAGAAGTCCCTCGtggggggttaaaaaaaaaaagagatgtacATTTTTCATATCACATGTTGTAAAGTTTTAATATGTGaggctttaattaaaacattgttaaatGACCTGTGGATTGCTGTATCACATAGTGCATTTCTGctcttttatacttttttatgaGTTACAATAGAAGCAgttaattttgtttgtattttgcttaCAAACCAACTGCATATGAGAACTGTCTATAGGATAAATGCATATTTGGTATGAagttttcctgaaaaaaaattgtttgccGCTCATGATAGGAAATTTATTGTTGGAGTTTTTGCTCAGCCATGAAGACAATTCCAGAGACATTCCATCACTAATATGATCGTAGCCATAAATTTTGTATGAAGTATTATatatttctttgtgtctctgttgaAAATTAAACTATCggtcaaatatttatttggagAAATTGGTTACTTTTGAAGGCATCCTTTCAATGATGTGTTTCTTCtggggctgcacaatatatcaaaaattTATTGTCATCACACAATCGATGTGTGCAATGTCAATATTGGAAAGGACTGCACTAAATCAGACACAACCTGTATGCCAGTGATGTTCTTAGTGTTATGCCCTAATGCCCACAGCCAATTTAGATGACAGTGGCCGAGCTGCTAAAGAACATGGAGGTTGTCGTGATCATCATGATGaccaaaaaaaggaagaaaaaaaaacaaggaaaagtaAGGCTTAATCACAACTGATACTCAACAATACTACCACAATGTGTGTATTTTCCTGCTATTGTGCAGCCCCAGTTTCTTCACATCTTGatcattattaaaaagaaagaaacataatTACCACCCTCCGTTCTTCAcaaggaataaaataaattaatttgatttttttttttttttttttttaacggaaGTCTGTAAGAGAAAAGAATACTTTGGATGGAGGATATGTGAGCATTCATGTCGGCTCCATTGTAGTATGGCTGTTACTCAGTGATTTGAATGAAAGTCCATTGTAACTGTGTGTTGAAACTGGACAGGGTCAGCATGTAACTGGTACTTGTCTCAATAACAGTCCCCATTCTCACACACCAGTGCATTGGATTGTGCTTCTTTCTTACTCCCTTCAAAATCGCTTCATTTCCAAGACATCCCCGGGGGTTTGCTGAGCTCCCTTGAATAATACGCTGAGCGGGGGAGGGAAGGCAGGCAAACAATAATTATCATATCTTCACAATGGGCTGCAAATCCATTGGCCAGGagaagtccccccccccccccccNNNNNNNNNNNNNNNNNNNNNNNNNNNNNNNNNNNNNNNNcccccccccccccacacacacacacacagcagtggaGAGATTTTAAACATGAGTTAATGTTAATTACAAATCAGGTGATACGCTTTTCTCCCGAGTTTCTGCCATGGCGGCTTGACCGAACGTTCAAGTTTGAGCTTGTTTTCAATCAGCGTGTTTTAAGAAAGCATTTGTAAGTTTGTGCCGAGGCCTGACTCCACTGCTGCCTCTGCAGTGATTGGCTTTTCGGCTCGACATGGAAATGATGCCCATTTCTCTGCCGTGATTAATTGCAGCATCTGTCCTGTCAGAAGCCCGAGCGAAGAGGTCTGCAGGAAAACTGCAAATAAGCGCTGGCAACAGTCTTAAAGTGCTTATgatgaaatgaaaattaaaaacagcaagtgcCTCGCCTGACCTGAATCTTAATAAAGAGGGGAGAAGAGGAGAATGTGAGAGCGGGGTGTCCATGGATACCAAAcacatgctttaaaaacacacagtaaTGAGGCTCTGCGAAATCGCTGTTATTATTCTGAACAGATTCACAGCAGAGCCCATTAATAATGCATGGAGCTCCTTGTTATTCCATAACCCCTCAGTACTGCGGTCACTGTGTGTACAAATATCTCACAGCCAGGGTTGGAGTTATGGGACTGTGCAATAAAAAGGTTACTTATATTTTCAAAACACTGTTATCCACACACATCATTTACAAGAATAATACACTGCTCCTCCTATAATGGAGCCTGGGGTAATTTGAAtgggtgaataaataaatttctccTGCTTTGTGTGATAGACAGAGAGATTTTTCACAGAGCGATATCATCATAGAAACATGAAGCAATCAATATCCTCTGCTCCTCTTTCTTCCCGTCCTCATCATTAACTAACGCTGATGAAACGCATGAAGGGCACTGTGACATTAATATGTCATTTGAGTAATGCAATCGTGAAGTGACCTAATTGTCCCCTCCTTCCCCGCTGAGGTCAGTTGTTCGGCACTGTGCCGAGGATGACTAAGGAGTCAGATGTGGAAGCTGAGGgattctgtattttaatgatttatttggctcttttgttgttttcccgTTCAGTGCGCAGATACAATGCGAGCAGAACAAAAGCCCTGCTGACACTGACCATCTGACCATCAGACCCACGCTGCAGACCCTCGCCCAGCCTGCTCGCAGATGCAGAGTCAGACACTCTGATTGGACAATGTCAACTTTGTctcttcaaaacaacaaaaaaacaaaaaacttttaaaaaaatttttcaTCCTCAATATGTTTACAATGAGAAATtatgctgtgttttgtttacctTGAAAGTCAGAACTCAGATGTTACAATCTGAAGTTAAAAACCTGTAGGGTTTGTTAAATGTGCTCAGTCACGAGGCTAACTACGATCAGCAATACAAGCAGATAAGCACTGTAGCAGCATGTTTCCAAATAGATGTAGTTTACTACTATGTCtgactgatttaatgagatacaaaccaacagaagttaaaataaaaaaacgtttaTAGCTGCTGCCAACACCACTTTTCTCTGTGctaggcagccatattggattttgggGTCAGGGTTAGTGAAGAATCTCAGACTTTCTCAGAGGCATTCCTGTTGCATTTTCTAACTTGGAACTCTAAAACTCAAATGGAACGCAGCATTAGATCTGTCATATGCTACTTTGTCCTTACATTTAAGGAGTTTTTGGCCATGCATTAATGGGTTTCAGAGAGAAAACTCTTGACCTCTCTGATGAATGGGTGGTTGTTGGGGGCTCTGTGAGTTTGCTGGACTGTTAACATCCCTGACGTATGTTAAGGTTTGTTAACCCAGCAGACTAAAACAGCACCGCAGCTCTTGTGTTGGAGCAGTCATTTGCAAACTCATTGTAGTCCCGATAAATACTACATACGATGCCTCAGTGCAGTTTTACCAGTAACCTCAGTAGTggcattttgcttctttgtcATTGATTTTGTCAGATAATTGTAAcactttatgataaaaaaaaaaaacatttttatgaaagcAGGGCAGATGTAAAATCAAAAACTCAAATGCAAAGGTCCAGAGGGAGTCAGAAGAAGGTGAATCATTCtttaatacaaaaattaaacaaaaaacatttcaaaggcAGCATATACAGTgagcaaataaaactaaatcctgagcaggtgtgacagaggagaagaaaggctgaacagacaaaatcaatactgcaaaaataaagcaggaagttttaaaaaaacaagaactgaataacaacaaaacctaaaaacacttCATAAAAAAGGGCGTATTTTAATGTAAGAGAAAATACACTAAATACTGACTTAccacacaacacaaaaatgtgccaCGAACATAAACAATCACACATATCATATATTATACAGCGTTTAACTACTTATCTTTCACAATCTCGTGTTTACAAATGCATCATATATATGTGCACAGTTTTTATCCTTGGATTTTGGCACAGTGATGTTACCTTGGAAACGGAGGGATGCAGCCATTAGCATCGTTGAACTCTGGTAACGTAAGCCTGATGTGTCACTCTCAGAAAACTACATATCATCTCTGTTTTGATACATCCTGTTGAATGCACCTCGCACACAGCACTGCTCTGTGTAATTACACCTCTTCTGTGGGTGCTGCTGTTAATAACTGATCCCTTTTTTCTTCTGACAGCAGCAAATCATTACCAGCATGTAATTATCAATATGAGACTGAAATCAGATGATGATCTGCTTGTATTTAATGGTAAACCACACATTTTGTGTGAGATATTGAACAGTtttagttggatttttttttttaaaacatgatagacttttcttttttttaaatgcatttgagTAGCCTTTATGCGGTGTCAGAAAGCACAAGCAGGTAGGCAAC
Protein-coding regions in this window:
- the tox3 gene encoding TOX high mobility group box family member 3 isoform X2, yielding MDVRFYPTAGGNSIPGEPPNLDFAHCLGYYNFNKFQNNNNYMNMAEANGALLAAGDTFHTPSLGDEEFEIPPITPPPETESSLGPESLDLPSITISRNMMDQEGVPVNNGQPVNVAAAHMRQYQSNPSMVMKSIINMNSPNGMMSRNQLTTINQSQLNAQLSLNMTGPNITHTSPSPPASKSATPSPSSSINEDDQDDGNRVIGEKRPAPIDPAKKPKTPKKKKKKDPNEPQKPVSAYALFFRDTQAAIKGQNPNATFGEVSKIVASMWDGLGEEQKQVYKSKTEAAKKEYLKALAAYRASLVSKAAAESAEAQTIRTVQQTLASTSLSPGLVLPSPLNQHPNMPSASQALQQALPRAIAPKPLQMRLGGSQIVTSVTVSHQNMSSGMPPQMLGQMGAGGAMVAGAQSTAVSQMSPPMQSVQQHAMQQLQQQQQQQQMQQQLQHHQMQQQQMHHQQIQQQMQHQHFQHHLQQQLQQHHMQQQQQQQQQQQQMQLQHMQMQHQMHQQQIQHLQQQQQQQQQQQHQSQCSPPQHSPGTPHSVGGSASLGSPQPAPQQQPHPSQIQAHAQVLSQVSIY
- the tox3 gene encoding TOX high mobility group box family member 3 isoform X1, with product MDVRFYPTAGGNSIPGEPPNLDFAHCLGYYNFNKFQNNNNYMNMAEANGALLAAGDTFHTPSLGDEEFEIPPITPPPETESSLGPEVNSPFPAMPEPPAPHRGPIIPQFPPQSLDLPSITISRNMMDQEGVPVNNGQPVNVAAAHMRQYQSNPSMVMKSIINMNSPNGMMSRNQLTTINQSQLNAQLSLNMTGPNITHTSPSPPASKSATPSPSSSINEDDQDDGNRVIGEKRPAPIDPAKKPKTPKKKKKKDPNEPQKPVSAYALFFRDTQAAIKGQNPNATFGEVSKIVASMWDGLGEEQKQVYKSKTEAAKKEYLKALAAYRASLVSKAAAESAEAQTIRTVQQTLASTSLSPGLVLPSPLNQHPNMPSASQALQQALPRAIAPKPLQMRLGGSQIVTSVTVSHQNMSSGMPPQMLGQMGAGGAMVAGAQSTAVSQMSPPMQSVQQHAMQQLQQQQQQQQMQQQLQHHQMQQQQMHHQQIQQQMQHQHFQHHLQQQLQQHHMQQQQQQQQQQQQMQLQHMQMQHQMHQQQIQHLQQQQQQQQQQQHQSQCSPPQHSPGTPHSVGGSASLGSPQPAPQQQPHPSQIQAHAQVLSQVSIY